A single Solidesulfovibrio sp. DNA region contains:
- the nuoI gene encoding NADH-quinone oxidoreductase subunit NuoI gives MDEKKDTPGLVREFLDGAAGIAGSYAATLTHLFRKPITEQYPDYKRPMPPRARGRIILTRSPDGKERCVACYLCSGVCPVNCISMQSEEGPDGRRRAAWFRINFARCIYCGLCEEACPTLAIQLTPEFAFCKDAIEDFVYEKEDLLVTHGGKDPDYDFYAHAGVAAGAPKGEHLGEDEPVDVKSILP, from the coding sequence ATGGACGAAAAAAAAGACACGCCGGGCCTCGTGCGCGAATTCCTCGACGGCGCGGCCGGCATCGCCGGCTCCTACGCCGCCACGCTCACGCACCTGTTTCGCAAGCCCATCACCGAACAGTACCCGGACTACAAGCGTCCCATGCCCCCCCGCGCACGCGGCCGCATCATCCTGACCCGCTCCCCGGACGGCAAGGAACGCTGCGTGGCCTGCTACCTGTGCTCGGGCGTGTGCCCGGTCAACTGCATCTCCATGCAGTCCGAGGAAGGCCCGGACGGAAGGCGCCGGGCGGCCTGGTTTCGCATCAACTTCGCCCGCTGCATCTACTGCGGCCTGTGCGAAGAGGCCTGCCCGACGCTCGCCATCCAGCTCACGCCCGAATTCGCCTTTTGCAAGGACGCCATCGAGGATTTCGTGTACGAAAAGGAAGACCTGCTCGTTACCCACGGCGGCAAGGACCCGGACTACGATTTCTACGCCCATGCCGGCGTGGCCGCCGGTGCCCCGAAAGGCGAACACCTCGGCGAGGACGAGCCCGTGGACGTGAAAAGCATCCTGCCCTAG
- the nuoG gene encoding NADH-quinone oxidoreductase subunit NuoG, with protein MPDLIIDGRPVSVPKGTMVIEAAEKLGIVIPRFCWHPALGAAGACRMCAVMFVDGPTKGLEMSCMTPAADGMVVETFHPEAVAFRRQVIELLMANHPHDCPVCDEGGHCLLQDETISGGHGLRRFPGKKRTYLDQDLGPFIQHEMNRCIHCYRCVRFYQEYAGYRDFGPMQNANRVYFGRFASGPLESPFSGNLADLCPTGTLTDKPGRYKSRRWDCQRAPSLCPHCSLGCATVALSRYREIVRIEGRENPAVNGFFLCDRGRYSFGYAASAERPRQARIDGVPTEADAAIAQAAARLRAVSQRHGPDAIAVAAGSRSSLESQAALAGLARAAGWRGPAFFARRREQADTTASLAALANGRARSLADLAKADAVLCLGVSPLFEAPMLALALRQATRAAGKVIVADPRPVSLPLPFAHLPVLPDHLADVLAVVTGPAAAAAAEAQKRLPLSPQLWPALEEAATSFAAAKQPVIVFAPHLAHTLPNDERIGLFPVLSGPGTAGAALLAAPDAPSLDDLAGDIVAGRVKGLVLAEADATAASPALAAALGRLDTLVVLDCLPTPSFAAAKVFLPTQTLFESGGTLCNNEGRLQYAMPVAPPGEPVSRDGHGGHPPRDYARKLPGTDPRDVAALCDALAQGLGLAPPAPDLAALTGLAPGPLPLDGARILRFPVAAAGAGQAPTTVAASQAPPDAAAGQAPPAADGPPDTASRPDTPGTADVPPTPPITGLAVVFDETLFGTEEFGRYAPLARGQAPAGPTFGLHPDDAAALGLADGTAVSLAVGERLVAGTARLFPNMAPGAVILSRLPELSAAAPTLPPHAWRRRQP; from the coding sequence ATGCCCGATCTGATCATCGACGGCCGGCCCGTGTCCGTGCCCAAGGGCACCATGGTCATCGAGGCGGCCGAGAAGCTCGGGATCGTCATCCCGCGCTTTTGCTGGCACCCGGCCCTGGGCGCGGCCGGGGCCTGCCGCATGTGCGCCGTCATGTTCGTCGACGGCCCGACCAAGGGCCTGGAAATGAGCTGCATGACCCCGGCCGCCGACGGCATGGTGGTGGAAACCTTCCACCCCGAGGCCGTGGCTTTCCGCCGCCAGGTCATCGAACTGCTCATGGCCAACCACCCCCACGACTGTCCGGTCTGCGACGAGGGGGGACACTGCCTGCTCCAGGACGAAACCATCTCCGGAGGGCACGGCCTGCGCCGCTTTCCCGGCAAAAAGCGCACCTACCTGGACCAGGACCTGGGGCCTTTCATCCAGCACGAGATGAACCGCTGCATCCACTGCTACCGCTGCGTCCGGTTCTACCAGGAATACGCCGGCTACCGCGACTTCGGCCCCATGCAAAACGCCAACCGGGTCTATTTCGGCCGCTTCGCGAGCGGCCCCCTGGAGAGCCCCTTTAGCGGCAACCTGGCCGACCTGTGCCCCACGGGCACGCTCACCGACAAGCCCGGCCGCTACAAATCCCGGCGCTGGGACTGCCAGCGCGCCCCGTCGCTGTGCCCGCATTGTTCCCTGGGTTGCGCGACCGTGGCCCTGTCGCGCTACCGCGAGATCGTGCGCATCGAGGGTCGGGAAAACCCGGCCGTCAACGGCTTTTTCCTGTGCGACCGGGGCCGCTATTCCTTCGGCTACGCCGCCAGCGCCGAGCGGCCGCGCCAGGCCCGCATCGACGGCGTGCCCACGGAAGCGGACGCGGCCATCGCCCAGGCGGCGGCGCGCCTGCGGGCCGTTTCACAGCGCCACGGCCCGGATGCCATAGCCGTGGCCGCCGGCTCCCGATCCAGCCTCGAATCCCAGGCCGCCCTGGCCGGCCTGGCCCGGGCCGCCGGCTGGCGCGGGCCGGCCTTTTTCGCCAGGCGGCGGGAGCAGGCCGACACCACCGCCTCCCTGGCCGCCCTGGCAAACGGCCGCGCCCGGTCCCTGGCCGACCTGGCCAAGGCCGACGCCGTGCTGTGCCTGGGCGTTTCGCCCCTTTTCGAGGCCCCCATGCTGGCCCTGGCCCTGCGCCAGGCGACCCGGGCCGCAGGCAAGGTTATCGTGGCCGACCCGCGCCCGGTCAGCCTGCCGCTGCCGTTTGCGCACCTGCCCGTCCTGCCGGACCACCTCGCCGACGTCCTGGCCGTCGTCACCGGCCCGGCCGCAGCGGCCGCCGCCGAAGCCCAAAAGCGCCTGCCCCTGTCGCCGCAGCTCTGGCCGGCCCTGGAAGAGGCCGCCACATCTTTCGCCGCCGCCAAGCAGCCGGTCATCGTTTTCGCGCCCCACCTGGCCCACACCTTGCCAAACGACGAACGCATCGGCCTTTTTCCCGTCCTTTCCGGCCCGGGCACGGCCGGCGCGGCCTTGCTGGCCGCCCCCGACGCCCCGAGCCTTGACGACCTGGCCGGGGACATCGTTGCCGGGCGCGTCAAGGGGCTGGTCCTGGCCGAGGCCGACGCCACCGCCGCCTCACCGGCCCTGGCCGCCGCCCTGGGCAGGCTCGACACCCTGGTCGTCCTGGACTGCCTGCCCACGCCCAGCTTCGCGGCGGCGAAAGTGTTCTTGCCCACGCAAACCCTGTTCGAGTCCGGCGGCACGCTGTGCAACAACGAAGGCCGGCTGCAATATGCCATGCCGGTCGCCCCGCCGGGCGAACCCGTCTCCCGGGACGGCCACGGCGGCCATCCGCCCCGCGACTACGCCCGCAAGCTCCCGGGCACGGACCCGCGCGACGTGGCGGCGCTGTGCGACGCCCTGGCCCAAGGCCTGGGGCTGGCCCCGCCGGCCCCGGACCTGGCCGCGCTGACGGGCCTTGCCCCTGGCCCCCTGCCACTTGACGGCGCGCGCATCCTGCGTTTTCCCGTTGCCGCCGCTGGGGCCGGCCAGGCGCCAACCACCGTTGCGGCCAGCCAGGCGCCCCCCGACGCTGCGGCTGGTCAGGCGCCCCCCGCTGCTGACGGCCCGCCCGACACGGCCTCGCGGCCCGACACTCCGGGGACGGCCGACGTGCCGCCCACGCCGCCCATTACCGGCCTGGCCGTGGTCTTCGACGAAACCCTTTTCGGCACCGAGGAGTTCGGCCGCTATGCCCCCCTGGCCCGGGGGCAGGCCCCGGCCGGGCCGACCTTCGGCCTGCATCCGGACGACGCCGCCGCCCTGGGCCTCGCCGACGGCACCGCCGTGTCCCTGGCCGTCGGCGAGCGCCTCGTTGCCGGCACGGCCCGGCTTTTCCCGAACATGGCCCCGGGCGCGGTCATCCTGTCGCGCCTGCCGGAACTGTCCGCAGCGGCGCCAACCCTCCCCCCCCACGCCTGGCGTCGGAGGCAGCCATGA
- a CDS encoding NADH-quinone oxidoreductase subunit A — MPPQDAFTPLTSPFSPWEPGALGFVAFFAVVLAILALILFLSGFLVRRRPSPEKQRPYECGILPTGQGRFRYPVPFFLMAVFFLIFDVETAYLVAYAVAWPQLGLPGYARMAVFIIVLGLGLAYIWKKGGLDWNEEEGL, encoded by the coding sequence ATGCCGCCCCAAGACGCCTTCACCCCCCTGACCAGCCCTTTTTCCCCCTGGGAACCGGGCGCGCTGGGCTTCGTGGCCTTTTTCGCCGTCGTCCTGGCCATATTGGCCCTCATTCTCTTCCTGTCCGGCTTCCTGGTCCGCCGCCGCCCCAGCCCCGAAAAACAGCGCCCCTACGAATGCGGCATCCTGCCCACGGGCCAAGGCCGGTTCCGCTACCCGGTGCCCTTTTTCCTCATGGCCGTCTTTTTCCTCATCTTCGACGTGGAAACCGCCTACCTCGTGGCCTACGCCGTGGCCTGGCCCCAACTCGGGCTGCCCGGTTACGCCCGCATGGCCGTTTTCATCATCGTCCTGGGCCTGGGGCTGGCCTACATCTGGAAAAAAGGCGGCCTGGACTGGAACGAGGAGGAAGGGCTGTGA
- a CDS encoding NADH-quinone oxidoreductase subunit J, whose protein sequence is MTALGALFYLLAAVMLAAAGLAATRRNPIHAVCCAVIAFLASGGLFAVLGAPLPGALQVVVYAGAIMVLFLFIIMLLGLPVGAGPLPAARLALPAVLGAATFVSLFVLAGADPAGRLPLPAATAAPGNVGAVLFGDYWLAVEAVSILLFAALAAVLLLGKAKRNPTDGGKPA, encoded by the coding sequence ATGACCGCCCTGGGAGCGCTTTTCTACCTGCTGGCCGCCGTGATGCTGGCCGCCGCCGGCCTGGCCGCCACCCGGCGCAACCCCATCCACGCCGTGTGCTGCGCCGTCATCGCCTTCCTGGCCTCGGGCGGGCTGTTCGCGGTGCTTGGCGCGCCCCTGCCCGGGGCCTTGCAGGTGGTGGTCTACGCCGGGGCCATCATGGTCCTGTTTCTCTTCATCATCATGCTCCTCGGCCTGCCCGTCGGTGCCGGGCCCCTGCCCGCCGCCCGCCTGGCCCTGCCGGCGGTCCTCGGCGCGGCCACCTTCGTTTCCCTGTTCGTCCTGGCCGGGGCCGACCCGGCCGGGCGGCTGCCCCTGCCGGCGGCCACGGCCGCCCCCGGCAACGTCGGGGCCGTGCTTTTCGGCGACTACTGGCTGGCGGTGGAGGCCGTCTCCATCCTCCTGTTCGCCGCCCTGGCCGCCGTGCTGCTGCTGGGCAAGGCCAAACGGAACCCGACGGACGGAGGCAAGCCGGCATGA
- the nuoE gene encoding NADH-quinone oxidoreductase subunit NuoE: protein MPLPDDLVAQIQHRIDTAGHPREAAVDVMYALQRHYGYLCDEAMHYASRVLGMTTLELESLATFYDYLYRRPVGRYVIHVCDSVVCWMFHQDSIFDYLCRTLGVPPGGTTEDGLFTVLPAACIGNCHNAPTMLVNGRFYDRLTPERIDAALAELRQSTEEPVRCK from the coding sequence ATGCCCTTGCCTGACGACCTCGTCGCCCAGATCCAGCACCGCATCGACACGGCCGGCCATCCCCGCGAGGCGGCCGTGGACGTCATGTACGCCCTGCAGCGCCACTACGGGTATCTCTGCGACGAGGCCATGCACTACGCCAGCCGCGTCCTCGGCATGACCACCCTCGAACTGGAATCCCTGGCCACCTTCTACGACTACCTCTACCGCCGGCCTGTCGGGCGCTACGTCATCCACGTCTGCGATTCCGTGGTCTGCTGGATGTTCCACCAGGATTCCATCTTCGACTACCTGTGCCGCACCCTCGGCGTGCCGCCCGGCGGCACCACCGAGGACGGCCTTTTCACCGTGCTGCCGGCGGCCTGCATCGGCAACTGCCACAACGCCCCGACCATGCTCGTCAACGGCCGCTTCTACGACAGGCTCACCCCCGAACGCATCGACGCGGCCCTGGCCGAGCTGCGCCAATCCACCGAGGAGCCGGTGCGATGCAAATAG
- a CDS encoding NADH-quinone oxidoreductase subunit B/C/D encodes MTGPLDAAFAPADFIINWARKNSLWPFFFGLSCCFVEEATAWGPRYDIARFGSEVFRGSPRQADVLIISGTMFKKVAPVALRLYEQMADPKWVISMGSCSNSGGMYDVYSVVQGSDQILPVDVYIPGCPPRPEALFEGLMLLQKKIAAGEKPTRPVLHLPGGSEGGRRDHLIDGVNKCRDTRGPGYAGIPIRGTAATEPRFYGSRAEAMWTPPAPQISLRPDQEAVAADLAATFGEDVALAPGSQDMPTYTVAPARIVEVLAHLKHASPTRFERLEDLTAIDETARRNPPGHEATVVYTLTSLSTPGLLRLTCPLPTRDAAIATATGVWPCANWYEREAAEMFGLTFAGHPDPRRLLTHRDWIGHPLRKDYEGRATNMPPFTEEEARRLEPVDARELLGQDADAGEAVLNFGPHHYATHGILRYALSLRGERIQALGLDIGYHHRGVEKIGERQTWHQFIPYTDRVDYLSGVANNLSYVTAVETLAGVTVPPRAAYARVMLSELFRLSNHLMYFGTFLQDLGMMSPIFYALREREMVLDIIETITGGRLHPSWLRIGGLAADLPEGWKEMVDAFVRIFPGRLKEYHAGVTKNPIVKARARGVGGISAAEAVDWGMTGPNLRAAGVSWDRRKALPYGAYADFDFDVPTGEGGDCYARYLVRMEEMAQSLRLIEQAAARMPGGRHLSEDVRYSLPQKNEALRDIESLIHHFVNVTRGPRLPAGQAYAATEAPRGEQGYHLVSDGGCHAYRLRIRTPGFANIQALPVIAKGLRIADFVAVLASYDYILPDIDR; translated from the coding sequence GTGACCGGCCCCCTGGACGCCGCCTTCGCCCCGGCGGATTTTATCATCAACTGGGCGCGCAAAAACAGCTTGTGGCCCTTTTTCTTCGGGCTTTCCTGCTGTTTCGTCGAGGAAGCCACGGCCTGGGGGCCGCGCTACGACATCGCCCGCTTCGGCTCGGAAGTCTTTCGCGGCTCGCCGCGCCAGGCCGACGTGCTCATCATCTCGGGCACGATGTTTAAAAAGGTCGCGCCGGTGGCGCTGCGGCTCTACGAGCAGATGGCCGACCCCAAATGGGTCATCTCCATGGGCTCGTGCAGCAACTCCGGCGGCATGTACGACGTCTACTCGGTGGTCCAGGGCTCGGACCAGATCCTGCCCGTGGACGTCTACATCCCGGGCTGCCCGCCCCGGCCCGAGGCCCTGTTCGAGGGGCTCATGCTCCTGCAAAAAAAGATCGCCGCCGGGGAAAAGCCCACCCGGCCCGTGCTGCACCTGCCGGGCGGCAGCGAGGGCGGGCGGCGCGACCACCTCATCGACGGGGTGAACAAATGCCGCGACACGCGCGGCCCGGGCTACGCCGGCATCCCCATCCGCGGCACGGCGGCCACGGAGCCGCGCTTTTACGGCTCCCGGGCCGAGGCCATGTGGACGCCGCCCGCGCCGCAAATCAGCCTGCGCCCCGACCAGGAAGCCGTGGCCGCCGATCTGGCCGCCACTTTCGGCGAAGACGTGGCCCTGGCGCCGGGCAGCCAGGACATGCCGACCTACACCGTCGCCCCGGCGCGCATCGTCGAGGTCCTGGCCCACCTCAAGCACGCTTCCCCCACCCGCTTCGAGCGCCTGGAGGACCTGACGGCCATCGACGAAACGGCCCGACGGAACCCGCCCGGCCACGAGGCCACGGTGGTCTACACCCTGACCTCGCTTTCCACGCCTGGACTTCTGCGCCTGACCTGCCCCCTGCCGACGCGCGACGCCGCCATCGCCACGGCCACGGGCGTGTGGCCCTGCGCCAACTGGTACGAACGCGAGGCAGCCGAGATGTTCGGCCTGACCTTTGCCGGTCACCCCGACCCCCGACGGCTTCTGACCCACCGCGACTGGATCGGCCATCCCCTGCGCAAGGACTACGAGGGCCGGGCCACCAACATGCCGCCCTTCACCGAGGAGGAGGCCAGGCGCCTGGAACCCGTGGACGCCCGGGAGCTTCTGGGCCAGGACGCCGACGCCGGCGAGGCCGTGCTCAATTTCGGCCCCCACCACTACGCCACCCACGGCATCCTGCGCTATGCGCTGTCCCTTCGCGGCGAACGCATCCAGGCGCTGGGGCTCGACATCGGCTACCACCACCGGGGCGTGGAGAAAATCGGCGAGCGCCAGACCTGGCACCAGTTCATCCCCTACACCGACCGGGTGGACTACCTGTCGGGCGTGGCCAACAACCTGTCCTACGTCACGGCCGTGGAGACCCTGGCCGGGGTGACCGTGCCGCCGCGCGCCGCCTACGCCCGGGTGATGCTGTCCGAGCTTTTCCGGCTGTCCAACCACCTGATGTATTTCGGCACGTTCCTGCAGGACCTGGGCATGATGAGCCCGATCTTCTATGCCCTGCGCGAGCGCGAGATGGTCCTCGACATCATCGAGACGATCACCGGCGGGCGGCTGCATCCGTCCTGGCTGCGCATCGGGGGCCTGGCGGCCGACCTGCCCGAGGGCTGGAAGGAGATGGTCGACGCCTTCGTCAGGATCTTTCCTGGCCGGCTCAAGGAATACCACGCCGGGGTGACCAAAAACCCCATCGTCAAGGCCCGCGCCCGGGGCGTGGGCGGCATCAGTGCCGCCGAGGCCGTCGATTGGGGGATGACCGGCCCCAACCTGCGCGCCGCCGGCGTTTCCTGGGACCGGCGCAAGGCCCTGCCCTACGGCGCCTACGCCGATTTCGATTTCGACGTGCCGACCGGGGAAGGCGGCGACTGCTACGCCCGCTACCTCGTGCGCATGGAAGAAATGGCCCAGAGCCTGCGCCTCATCGAACAGGCGGCGGCCAGGATGCCCGGCGGGCGCCACCTGTCCGAGGACGTGCGCTACAGCCTGCCGCAAAAAAATGAAGCCCTGCGCGACATCGAAAGCCTGATCCACCATTTCGTGAACGTGACGCGCGGCCCACGGCTTCCGGCCGGCCAGGCCTACGCCGCCACGGAAGCGCCGCGCGGCGAGCAGGGCTACCACCTCGTTTCCGACGGCGGCTGCCACGCCTACAGGCTGCGCATCCGCACGCCGGGCTTCGCCAACATCCAGGCCCTGCCGGTCATCGCCAAGGGGCTTCGCATCGCCGATTTCGTGGCCGTGCTCGCCTCCTACGACTACATCCTCCCGGACATCGACCGATGA
- the nuoH gene encoding NADH-quinone oxidoreductase subunit NuoH, producing the protein MTDILAGVLVMLVRMAVVLAVVFGLAAYMILLERKLLGRFQVRYGPNRVGPFGLLQPIADGLKMLLKEDIIPDGVDRRIFLVAPAIVAGAALFAFAVVPFGPTFTLFGKRITQVVTDTDVGLLVIFGLSSLAVYGVALGGWTSDNKYSLLGGIRGAAQMISYELALGLSLVPVAMMARSLNLTAIVDAQATLPFALTQPLAFAIFVISALAETNRIPFDLPEAENELQAGYHTEYSGMRFALFFVGEYVNMILLGSITAVFFLGGWHGPVLPPIVWLAVKVLAVPVFLIWTRASLPRLRYDQLMAVGWKCLVPLGLLNILVTGAILTAGL; encoded by the coding sequence ATGACCGATATTCTTGCCGGCGTGCTGGTCATGCTCGTCCGCATGGCCGTGGTGTTGGCCGTGGTCTTCGGCCTGGCCGCCTACATGATTCTCCTGGAGCGCAAGCTGCTTGGCCGCTTCCAGGTGCGCTACGGCCCCAACCGGGTCGGCCCCTTCGGGCTGCTCCAGCCCATCGCCGACGGACTTAAAATGCTGCTCAAGGAAGACATCATCCCCGACGGCGTGGACCGGCGCATCTTCCTCGTCGCCCCGGCCATCGTGGCCGGCGCGGCCCTTTTCGCCTTCGCCGTGGTGCCCTTCGGCCCCACCTTCACCCTTTTCGGCAAGCGCATCACGCAAGTCGTCACGGACACCGACGTGGGGTTGCTCGTCATCTTCGGCCTGTCGTCCCTGGCCGTCTACGGCGTGGCCCTGGGCGGCTGGACCTCGGACAACAAGTACAGCCTGCTCGGCGGCATCCGCGGCGCGGCCCAAATGATCAGCTACGAACTGGCCCTGGGGCTGTCGCTGGTCCCGGTGGCCATGATGGCCCGCTCGCTCAACCTCACGGCCATCGTCGACGCCCAGGCCACGCTCCCCTTCGCCCTGACCCAGCCCCTGGCCTTCGCCATTTTCGTCATCAGCGCCCTGGCCGAGACCAACCGCATCCCCTTCGACCTGCCCGAGGCCGAAAACGAGCTGCAAGCCGGCTACCACACCGAGTATTCCGGCATGCGCTTCGCCCTGTTCTTCGTCGGCGAATACGTCAACATGATCTTACTCGGCTCCATCACCGCCGTGTTCTTCCTGGGCGGCTGGCACGGGCCGGTGCTGCCGCCCATCGTCTGGCTGGCCGTGAAAGTCCTGGCCGTGCCGGTCTTTCTCATCTGGACCCGGGCCTCGCTGCCACGCCTTCGCTACGACCAGCTCATGGCCGTGGGCTGGAAGTGCCTGGTGCCGCTGGGGCTACTGAACATTCTGGTCACCGGGGCCATCCTGACCGCCGGCCTGTAG
- the nuoK gene encoding NADH-quinone oxidoreductase subunit NuoK produces MNVPLSHVLAVASLLFVIGGVCAVARRSVLMILVGVEFMLTAASLAFVGGALAHGNLDGQAAAILIMGLAAAEAALGLALLVHAKRGGATADIDGYDRLGGQ; encoded by the coding sequence ATGAACGTTCCCCTGTCCCACGTGCTCGCCGTGGCCAGCCTGCTGTTCGTCATCGGCGGCGTGTGCGCCGTGGCCCGGCGAAGCGTGCTCATGATCCTGGTCGGCGTGGAATTCATGCTGACCGCCGCGAGCCTGGCTTTTGTCGGCGGCGCCCTGGCCCACGGCAACCTGGACGGCCAGGCGGCGGCGATCCTGATCATGGGCCTGGCCGCGGCCGAAGCCGCCCTGGGCCTGGCCCTGCTCGTCCATGCCAAACGCGGCGGCGCCACGGCCGATATCGACGGTTACGACCGGCTGGGAGGGCAGTGA
- a CDS encoding NADH-ubiquinone oxidoreductase-F iron-sulfur binding region domain-containing protein yields the protein MQIDTPQVLLKNRHLGRPATIDEYRAGGGYEALAATVGKRTPAEVLQLVLEADLRGRGGAGFPAGKKWQGIPADYVGPRYVVVNTDEMEPGTFKDRILVNVDPHLVIEGIILCAYAVKASEGVCFIRPSYESDAVLLEEQSRVAREHGLLGKNILGTDFSFDIHVHRSAGRYICGEASAQIKAISGLRPNPRKGGPRTSVKGLWDCPTIVNNLETLANLPGIVRNGPEWFKSLARSATGSGTKLFSVSGRVARPGCYELPIGTPLREIIYTHAGGMPPGRVLKAVIPGGASTPFMPDKYLDLEMDFEPMKRAGQRFGTASIMVFDQNTCLVGATLNLMEFFTRESCGWCTPCREGLPYVRHLLRLIEGGQGREEHIAMIKDAAKAMRSAYCAFAPGAAEPLLSLFEYFEAEVREHLRQKRCPFGNPPPAARGKACGTRPPDFGPTPCPEDQCPI from the coding sequence ATGCAAATAGACACGCCGCAGGTGCTTCTCAAAAACCGCCACCTGGGCCGTCCGGCCACCATCGACGAGTACCGGGCCGGCGGCGGCTACGAGGCCCTTGCCGCCACCGTGGGCAAGCGCACCCCGGCCGAGGTGCTGCAACTGGTGCTCGAAGCCGACCTGCGCGGCCGGGGCGGGGCCGGTTTCCCGGCCGGCAAGAAATGGCAGGGCATCCCGGCCGATTACGTCGGCCCACGCTACGTGGTGGTCAACACCGACGAGATGGAGCCCGGCACCTTCAAGGACCGCATCCTGGTCAACGTGGACCCGCACCTGGTCATCGAGGGCATCATTCTCTGCGCCTATGCCGTCAAGGCCAGCGAAGGCGTCTGCTTCATCCGCCCCTCCTACGAATCCGACGCCGTGCTCCTCGAAGAACAGTCCCGGGTGGCCCGGGAACATGGACTCCTAGGGAAAAACATCCTGGGCACGGATTTTAGCTTCGACATCCACGTGCACCGCAGCGCCGGCCGCTACATCTGCGGCGAGGCCTCGGCGCAGATCAAAGCCATTTCGGGCCTGCGCCCCAACCCGCGCAAGGGCGGCCCGCGCACCAGCGTCAAGGGGCTGTGGGACTGCCCGACCATCGTCAACAACCTGGAAACCCTGGCCAACCTGCCCGGTATCGTGCGAAACGGCCCGGAGTGGTTCAAGTCGCTGGCCCGCTCGGCCACCGGTTCGGGCACCAAGCTTTTCAGCGTGTCCGGCCGCGTGGCCAGGCCCGGCTGCTACGAACTGCCCATCGGCACGCCGCTTCGCGAGATCATCTACACCCACGCCGGCGGCATGCCCCCCGGCCGGGTGCTCAAGGCCGTCATCCCGGGCGGCGCCTCGACCCCGTTCATGCCCGACAAGTACCTCGACCTGGAAATGGACTTCGAGCCCATGAAGCGGGCCGGCCAGCGCTTCGGCACGGCCTCCATCATGGTCTTCGACCAGAACACCTGCCTGGTCGGGGCCACGCTCAACCTGATGGAGTTCTTCACCCGCGAATCCTGCGGCTGGTGCACGCCCTGCCGCGAGGGCCTGCCCTACGTGCGCCATCTGCTGCGCCTGATCGAAGGCGGACAGGGCCGCGAGGAACACATCGCCATGATCAAGGACGCGGCCAAGGCCATGCGTTCGGCCTACTGCGCCTTCGCCCCGGGCGCGGCCGAACCGCTGTTGAGCCTGTTCGAGTACTTCGAAGCGGAAGTGCGCGAGCACCTGCGGCAAAAGCGCTGCCCCTTCGGCAACCCGCCGCCGGCGGCGCGCGGCAAGGCCTGCGGCACCCGGCCACCCGATTTCGGCCCCACGCCCTGCCCGGAGGACCAATGCCCGATCTGA